CTTGAATGGTCCCCATGAATATCCCAAACGCTTGCCATACTAACATCGGTAAAGCCGCTGCAAAGAAACCGACTGTACCGGCCGCTCCCGCTGCTGCTAACATTCCGAGCAATACTTCCTTTGCGTAAATGTTACCAAACAGACGAAGACCTAACGTTAACGTTTTGGCAAATTCCTCAATAATGTGTAAAGGGAATTGCCACGCCTGTGGCTTAAAGTAATGTACGAAATAGTCCTTGAAACCTGTCATGCGGACCCCAAAAATATGAGTTAGCACGATCATCGTGATCGCAAGCGTCATCGCTACATGTGGATCTGCGGTAGGTGACTTCCACCATAAAGTATGGTGTCCCCAAGTCTCGGTATCAACAGAAATTGCAAATGGGATACCTAAGAAGTTTCCAACAAAGATAAACATGATAATGGTCAAAGCTAAGGTTACAAACTTTTCACCCTTCTTCATATCCATGGTGCTGCCTACAACACCTCTAACAAAATCAATGACCCACTCCATAAAATTTTGCATGCCACTTGGTTTTCCTGAAGTTGCACTTCGGACACCAGCATACGCAATGAAAAACACAATAGCGGCAGTTATTGTGACCATTAGCATGGATGATAGATTCACAACTAACATACCTTCTAAGCTTGTTCCTTTAAAAAAGTCGTATATAGGATTATGATGCTCCACCTCTATTCACCCCTTTCCCTAGCTTTACCTGGTTTAAGTTGAGTATATATAGCATCGCCTAAAGCGAGTACTGGCATAGACAATAATCCTACCACGTAACCATTGACGTCAAAATGGCCTGGAAAACGCAAACAGACGATTGCACCTAAAGCTGCTAGGCTTAACCTTGTCACCATACCGAGCGTAGGTTTACGCCCCGTTTGATTCACAACGGCTTCCCCTACTGTATGTATTTTGTAAGCCGAGTAAATCGCATTCAACATCCCTATGGCGGTCCCCATTGTAAGCCCTGCAAAAAATTGAGGTATCGTACTGAAGCCCCAGCCTAGAACGGCAACCACTTGGACAAACAAGAGTAACCGTATCAGTCGTGTCACCTGTTGAGTATAAGTCATGCTTATTCCAAATCTCCTAAATATCTTTTTACGACAGGTATGATACTAAGCACACCCGCACCTAATCCAGCGAAAACACCTACAATAAGCCATAATGGGCCTGTGTCTAACCACTGATCGACTCGATTACCGATCCAAAAACCGATTAAGGTGCAAACGGCGAGATCAATACCGATGATACTGACTAATGAAAAGGCTTTCCAAGGTGGAGGTGTTGACATCCAACCTAGCCTCCTTCTGATAGGGACCTTTTTAAAAATTGTTGATAACCTTTCCTCTCTTAATATATTAAGAGTCGGATACTGAAAATTAGGACATACCTGTAATATCGTACAATAGGGCTTAGGGTTTGTCAACGCAGTGACAGCCAGTTTGAAAGCCTTTTTATACGGAAAGTGTTGCCAAACATCGTTTCAGTAAAAATTTAAAGATTTTGTGGCAAATGATATACATACTCTGCCTGTATATGAGAGGCACTACATCGGCCCTCTCATACACAAAGGATCATTCGCTATTGGGAAGAAATGTGGGGCATCTGACTCTTGCCCGGTCTGAAAGAGAGACGCTAGACTTCAAAAGGGTCAGGACGATCATGTCGACGTCCAAAATGATACAGAATTGCTTCGACTATACGGCGCGAGGCTTGTCCATCTCCATAAGGATTGGAAGCACGCGCCATGTTCTCATAGACTTCTTTATCATTTAATAGTTGTTTTGTTAACTGGTAAACATCATCTTCTTCTGTCCCTGCAAGCTTTAACGTGCCAGCTTCAACACCCTCAGGTCGCTCTGTGGTATCACGTAGAACTAATACGGGCACGCCAAGAGAGGGCGCTTCCTCTTGCACGCCACCAGAATCGGTTAATATCATATGTGCTCTAGAAGCAAAGTTATGAAAATCAATTGCGCCGAGAGGTTCTATGAGATGAACGCGAGGGTGATCGCCAAGGATATCCTGGGCAACTTCTTGTACCGCAGGATTAAGGTGGACGGGGTACACCACTTGTATGTCCTCTTGTTCTTCGACAACCCGACGTATGGCGCGGAACATTTGCTTCATCGGCTGCCCCACATTTTCACGTCTATGCGCTGTCATGAGAACCATGCGACTTCCTCTGACTTTGTCCAGTATATCATGGTGATAGCCTTCCCCAACGGTCGTTTTCAGGGCATCAATGGCCGTATTTCCAGTGATATATATTTGTTCTTCAGGCTTATTCTCTTGTAA
This portion of the Caldalkalibacillus salinus genome encodes:
- a CDS encoding AtpZ/AtpI family protein: MSTPPPWKAFSLVSIIGIDLAVCTLIGFWIGNRVDQWLDTGPLWLIVGVFAGLGAGVLSIIPVVKRYLGDLE
- the atpB gene encoding F0F1 ATP synthase subunit A, which translates into the protein MLVVNLSSMLMVTITAAIVFFIAYAGVRSATSGKPSGMQNFMEWVIDFVRGVVGSTMDMKKGEKFVTLALTIIMFIFVGNFLGIPFAISVDTETWGHHTLWWKSPTADPHVAMTLAITMIVLTHIFGVRMTGFKDYFVHYFKPQAWQFPLHIIEEFAKTLTLGLRLFGNIYAKEVLLGMLAAAGAAGTVGFFAAALPMLVWQAFGIFMGTIQAFVFTILTLVYISQKVQHDH
- the wecB gene encoding non-hydrolyzing UDP-N-acetylglucosamine 2-epimerase; the protein is MAKIKVMSIFGTRPEAIKMAPLVHELKKHPEHIEPYVTVTAQHREMLDQVLDIFDVTPDYDLDVMQSRQTLTSVVTRALEGLDDVMKKVQPDLVLVHGDTATTFVASLAAFYNQVAVGHVEAGLRTNNKYSPFPEEMNRQLTGVLADLHFAPTNQAADHLLQENKPEEQIYITGNTAIDALKTTVGEGYHHDILDKVRGSRMVLMTAHRRENVGQPMKQMFRAIRRVVEEQEDIQVVYPVHLNPAVQEVAQDILGDHPRVHLIEPLGAIDFHNFASRAHMILTDSGGVQEEAPSLGVPVLVLRDTTERPEGVEAGTLKLAGTEEDDVYQLTKQLLNDKEVYENMARASNPYGDGQASRRIVEAILYHFGRRHDRPDPFEV
- a CDS encoding ATP synthase subunit I, translating into MTYTQQVTRLIRLLLFVQVVAVLGWGFSTIPQFFAGLTMGTAIGMLNAIYSAYKIHTVGEAVVNQTGRKPTLGMVTRLSLAALGAIVCLRFPGHFDVNGYVVGLLSMPVLALGDAIYTQLKPGKARERGE